The proteins below come from a single Pieris brassicae chromosome 1, ilPieBrab1.1, whole genome shotgun sequence genomic window:
- the LOC123709714 gene encoding cilia- and flagella-associated protein 206 isoform X1: MACNENVIKNIANEIARNCHAQNNISVDIEFVIYLIDLLLLNPKYGKLFSKTIRRNNLEFFVSECVSLLTKCETSINTLKMQFTMQTNYDKLQSLIDKHLDSINNCLRPLVTEIVDEDPEDDAAFKKLFRKMSIYIILSSGLGNPGNIGILKEGMAALESVFSFDDLKVFISLPRSEKLVQLNELMQVASGVRLFNRDCKKGGEGIPDLPFNLVDAGKACLSSLSNSLIAVMQRVNTLTTAISDTISIQDETGNVIIDLPPNSLTEADYKQIFELLCFNRQYEVYIRKLLNDVETLVEGGSQQVERFRVALEELHAAVKYKAAVPIVTVFPLFSKVWQVWRCMQNIMYLVATVNRLMGALTVIQDQMKLPYPILQNMLQGRTVVTDQDRTSRLSVEERLSLGSIKNYVAYSDSMSSIKDRHIQFLGFCAVCLSVGALVPSNMKLGLIRCEGGRYGFCTVKMAARFSRDPRRYINEVLEYARNNPHLINLLSIAPAVHKVRDVDQLVTRVEPKTKVSDKDIQTEIHPVDSYIEKNYTWDLWEWKRRACQWANIVKCQTHSTQTNYSHLRSEIHCQTVEPRDKCLQTKQDCGVNTTPNEVFLWGLRGQLGYGQHPMQLKETDAEEKKAQVINVCTWPCNLGDDNTNRQ, encoded by the exons atggCTTGTAacgaaaatgttataaaaaatatagctaaTGAAATAGCACGTAATTGTCACGCACAAAATAACATATCTGTTGATAtagaatttgtaatatatttaatagatcTTTTACTTCTTAACCCGAAGTATGGGAAACTATTTTCGAAAACGATTCGCCGGAACAACTTGGAGTTTTTCGTATCGGAGTGCGTTTCTTTGCTTACAA AATGCGAAACATCTATAAACACGCTAAAAATGCAGTTTACAATGCAAACAAATTATGACAAACTGCAGAGTTTGATTGATAAGCATTTGGATTCAATTAACAATTGCCTACGACCTCTGGTAACGGAGATTGTGGACGAGGATCCCGAAGATGATGCCGCGTTTAAGAAACTATTTAGAAAGATGtcgatttatattattctttcTAGTGGTCTTGGTAACCCTGGAAATATTGGG atcTTAAAAGAAGGTATGGCGGCCTTAGAAAGCGTGTTTTCTTTCGATGATCTTAAGGTGTTCATCTCATTACCTCGGAGCGAGAAGTTAGTCCAGCTCAATGAGCTCATGCAAGTGGCATCAGGCGTGAGACtttttaatagagactgtaagaaAGGTGGCGAAGGCATTCCAGACT TGCCGTTCAACTTAGTAGACGCTGGTAAAGCATGTCTCTCCTCACTTTCCAACTCTTTAATCGCCGTCATGCAGCGAGTTAACACGCTCACCACAGCAATATCTGATACCATTTCGATTCAAGATGAGACTGGCAATGTCATTATTGATCTACCTCCAAACTCGCTTACCGa GGCGGATTACAAGCAAATATTCGAACTGCTATGTTTCAACCGGCAATATGAGGTATACATCCGAAAACTTTTAAACGATGTGGAGACCCTCGTTGAAGGTGGTTCGCAGCAGGTTGAACGGTTCCGGGTCGCATTGGAGGAACTACACGCTGCTGTCAAGTATAAAGCTGCTGTGCCCATTGTTACGGTATTT CCGCTATTCTCGAAGGTATGGCAAGTGTGGCGATGTATGCAGAACATTATGTACTTGGTGGCAACTGTCAATCGGCTAATGGGTGCTCTGACAGTTATACAAG ACCAAATGAAGCTTCCATACCCCATACTTCAAAATATGCTCCAAGGGAGAACTGTTGTCACAGACCAAGATAGAACTAGCCGGCTTAGTGTAGAAGAAAGGCTGTCTTTgggttctataaaaaactatGTGGCTTATTCTGATAGCATGTCCTCCATCAAGGACAGACATATACAA TTTTTAGGTTTCTGCGCTGTATGCCTAAGTGTTGGCGCTTTAGTTCCCAGTAATATGAAGTTGGGGCTTATTAGATGTGAGGGAGGACGTTATGGATTTTGTACGGTCAAAATGGCTGCCAGATTCAGTAGGGATCCACGCAG ATATATAAACGAAGTATTAGAATATGCCCGTAATAACCCTCACCTTATAAATTTGCTGAGTATTGCACCCGCTGTTCATAAAGTGAGGGATGTGGATCAACTAGTTACCAGAGTGGAACCTAAAA CAAAAGTATCAGACAAGGATATACAGACAGAGATCCACCCTGTAGACAGTTACATCGAAAAGAACTATACGTGGGACCTCTGGGAATGGAAGCGACGAGCCTGTCAATGG GCTAACATAGTAAAATGTCAAACACATTCAACTCAAACAAACTATAGTCATCTGAGATCCGAAATCCATTGTCAGACAGTCGAACCACGAGATAAGTGCCTTCAAACGAAACAAGATTGTGGGGTCAATACGACTCCTAATGAGGTCTTTCTTTGGGGTTTAAGGGGTCAGTTGGGGTATGGTCAGCATCCAATGCAATTGAAGGAAACTGATGCGGAGGAGAAAAAAG ctcAAGTTATCAACGTATGTACCTGGCCGTGCAATCTCGGAGACGACAACACCAACCgacaatag
- the LOC123709714 gene encoding cilia- and flagella-associated protein 206 isoform X2 — protein sequence MGNYFRKRFAGTTWSFSYRSAFLCLQSITECETSINTLKMQFTMQTNYDKLQSLIDKHLDSINNCLRPLVTEIVDEDPEDDAAFKKLFRKMSIYIILSSGLGNPGNIGILKEGMAALESVFSFDDLKVFISLPRSEKLVQLNELMQVASGVRLFNRDCKKGGEGIPDLPFNLVDAGKACLSSLSNSLIAVMQRVNTLTTAISDTISIQDETGNVIIDLPPNSLTEADYKQIFELLCFNRQYEVYIRKLLNDVETLVEGGSQQVERFRVALEELHAAVKYKAAVPIVTVFPLFSKVWQVWRCMQNIMYLVATVNRLMGALTVIQDQMKLPYPILQNMLQGRTVVTDQDRTSRLSVEERLSLGSIKNYVAYSDSMSSIKDRHIQFLGFCAVCLSVGALVPSNMKLGLIRCEGGRYGFCTVKMAARFSRDPRRYINEVLEYARNNPHLINLLSIAPAVHKVRDVDQLVTRVEPKTKVSDKDIQTEIHPVDSYIEKNYTWDLWEWKRRACQWANIVKCQTHSTQTNYSHLRSEIHCQTVEPRDKCLQTKQDCGVNTTPNEVFLWGLRGQLGYGQHPMQLKETDAEEKKAQVINVCTWPCNLGDDNTNRQ from the exons ATGGGAAACTATTTTCGAAAACGATTCGCCGGAACAACTTGGAGTTTTTCGTATCGGAGTGCGTTTCTTTGCTTACAA AGTATTACAGAATGCGAAACATCTATAAACACGCTAAAAATGCAGTTTACAATGCAAACAAATTATGACAAACTGCAGAGTTTGATTGATAAGCATTTGGATTCAATTAACAATTGCCTACGACCTCTGGTAACGGAGATTGTGGACGAGGATCCCGAAGATGATGCCGCGTTTAAGAAACTATTTAGAAAGATGtcgatttatattattctttcTAGTGGTCTTGGTAACCCTGGAAATATTGGG atcTTAAAAGAAGGTATGGCGGCCTTAGAAAGCGTGTTTTCTTTCGATGATCTTAAGGTGTTCATCTCATTACCTCGGAGCGAGAAGTTAGTCCAGCTCAATGAGCTCATGCAAGTGGCATCAGGCGTGAGACtttttaatagagactgtaagaaAGGTGGCGAAGGCATTCCAGACT TGCCGTTCAACTTAGTAGACGCTGGTAAAGCATGTCTCTCCTCACTTTCCAACTCTTTAATCGCCGTCATGCAGCGAGTTAACACGCTCACCACAGCAATATCTGATACCATTTCGATTCAAGATGAGACTGGCAATGTCATTATTGATCTACCTCCAAACTCGCTTACCGa GGCGGATTACAAGCAAATATTCGAACTGCTATGTTTCAACCGGCAATATGAGGTATACATCCGAAAACTTTTAAACGATGTGGAGACCCTCGTTGAAGGTGGTTCGCAGCAGGTTGAACGGTTCCGGGTCGCATTGGAGGAACTACACGCTGCTGTCAAGTATAAAGCTGCTGTGCCCATTGTTACGGTATTT CCGCTATTCTCGAAGGTATGGCAAGTGTGGCGATGTATGCAGAACATTATGTACTTGGTGGCAACTGTCAATCGGCTAATGGGTGCTCTGACAGTTATACAAG ACCAAATGAAGCTTCCATACCCCATACTTCAAAATATGCTCCAAGGGAGAACTGTTGTCACAGACCAAGATAGAACTAGCCGGCTTAGTGTAGAAGAAAGGCTGTCTTTgggttctataaaaaactatGTGGCTTATTCTGATAGCATGTCCTCCATCAAGGACAGACATATACAA TTTTTAGGTTTCTGCGCTGTATGCCTAAGTGTTGGCGCTTTAGTTCCCAGTAATATGAAGTTGGGGCTTATTAGATGTGAGGGAGGACGTTATGGATTTTGTACGGTCAAAATGGCTGCCAGATTCAGTAGGGATCCACGCAG ATATATAAACGAAGTATTAGAATATGCCCGTAATAACCCTCACCTTATAAATTTGCTGAGTATTGCACCCGCTGTTCATAAAGTGAGGGATGTGGATCAACTAGTTACCAGAGTGGAACCTAAAA CAAAAGTATCAGACAAGGATATACAGACAGAGATCCACCCTGTAGACAGTTACATCGAAAAGAACTATACGTGGGACCTCTGGGAATGGAAGCGACGAGCCTGTCAATGG GCTAACATAGTAAAATGTCAAACACATTCAACTCAAACAAACTATAGTCATCTGAGATCCGAAATCCATTGTCAGACAGTCGAACCACGAGATAAGTGCCTTCAAACGAAACAAGATTGTGGGGTCAATACGACTCCTAATGAGGTCTTTCTTTGGGGTTTAAGGGGTCAGTTGGGGTATGGTCAGCATCCAATGCAATTGAAGGAAACTGATGCGGAGGAGAAAAAAG ctcAAGTTATCAACGTATGTACCTGGCCGTGCAATCTCGGAGACGACAACACCAACCgacaatag
- the LOC123712230 gene encoding upstream activation factor subunit spp27 isoform X1: MADVSDENLQKEILKILEKANLAKTSTKKVRQKLEEVFDTDLTDKKELIDQYVMDYVNKMESENSDSAEEESDEKKKPAPKKRKKRKGSDSDSDWVKKKPKKQAAAGAGRGKGSGYTRAYKLSPALAELMGQEEMPRHEVVKRVWTIIKEKNLYDQSNKQYAICDDALYKVIGTKRFRTFGMMKYLKTHFLD; the protein is encoded by the exons ATGGCAGACGTATCTGACGAAAACCTCCAAAAAGAAATTCTAA AGATTCTTGAAAAGGCAAACTTAGCAAAAACATCAACCAAGAAAGTGAGACAGAAGTTGGAGGAGGTATTCGACACTGACTTGACTGATAAGAAAGAGTTGATTGACCAATATGTTATGGACTATGTCAATAAAATGGAATCAGAGAATTCAGATAGTGCTGAAGAAGAATCTgat GAAAAGAAAAAGCCTGCACCCAAGAAGAGAAAGAAGAGGAAGGGATCAGATTCAGATAGTGATTGGGTGAagaaaaaacctaaaaag caGGCAGCAGCTGGGGCAGGACGTGGCAAAGGCAGTGGCTACACTCGGGCATACAAACTATCCCCAGCCTTAGCTGAATTAATGGGACAGGAAGAGATGCCACGACATGAAGTGGTGAAACGTGTATGGACCATCATCAAAGAGAAAAACTTATATGACCAGTCTAACAAACAATATGCCATATGCGACGACGCCCTCTACAAGGTTATAGGCACTAAGCGATTCCGAACGTTCGGTATgatgaaatatttgaaaactcatTTCTTAGATTAA
- the LOC123712230 gene encoding upstream activation factor subunit spp27 isoform X2, which translates to MADVSDENLQKEILKILEKANLAKTSTKKVRQKLEEVFDTDLTDKKELIDQYVMDYVNKMESENSDSAEEESDEKKKPAPKKRKKRKGSDSDSDWVKKKPKKAAAGAGRGKGSGYTRAYKLSPALAELMGQEEMPRHEVVKRVWTIIKEKNLYDQSNKQYAICDDALYKVIGTKRFRTFGMMKYLKTHFLD; encoded by the exons ATGGCAGACGTATCTGACGAAAACCTCCAAAAAGAAATTCTAA AGATTCTTGAAAAGGCAAACTTAGCAAAAACATCAACCAAGAAAGTGAGACAGAAGTTGGAGGAGGTATTCGACACTGACTTGACTGATAAGAAAGAGTTGATTGACCAATATGTTATGGACTATGTCAATAAAATGGAATCAGAGAATTCAGATAGTGCTGAAGAAGAATCTgat GAAAAGAAAAAGCCTGCACCCAAGAAGAGAAAGAAGAGGAAGGGATCAGATTCAGATAGTGATTGGGTGAagaaaaaacctaaaaag GCAGCAGCTGGGGCAGGACGTGGCAAAGGCAGTGGCTACACTCGGGCATACAAACTATCCCCAGCCTTAGCTGAATTAATGGGACAGGAAGAGATGCCACGACATGAAGTGGTGAAACGTGTATGGACCATCATCAAAGAGAAAAACTTATATGACCAGTCTAACAAACAATATGCCATATGCGACGACGCCCTCTACAAGGTTATAGGCACTAAGCGATTCCGAACGTTCGGTATgatgaaatatttgaaaactcatTTCTTAGATTAA
- the LOC123712867 gene encoding nucleolar protein 14 homolog, translating to MAKVKNKRNAGLADKVHKKKLEGVKKKLNPFEVHINKEKLKVLGKKSKHDRGLPGVSRAKAIQKRKETIGTEMKLLNKTNTFIDRRIGEKSNNLSAEDRMIARFAAERAKQHNKKSIYNLADDEILTHRGQTLEQIEKFDDPRSDDEDEDKPFGGLDDDFVSEGHFGGGILSKTESKDGAKSHKDLIEQLIAESKKRKAEKQKEKEQTLDLTEKLDSEWKDLKPVVFKKQSESLIDKLLADAEKGQDYDKMMRELKFDRRGTPSDALKSTEKQQEEERKKVEEMEKQRQQRMMPEEEMPKTAKPTVKHRSADDLDDNFAFDDEKEIMLAYDKDGKPLLPDHILKDYNVPNAKKKFDDGVSDTSSEEGDESNDESGSDNEFNGEADSEDYDENEQKFEESKEIEENSNNGSDLKVFESDVDDDKSNSNNEENEKVESSSQNKLKRKISHCEIIPKKVKTISEGSDEILENHMNENNENIRKENVKSDKNSEDEIDDDDESGDDESNEDSEVAGSNSVEKEEMDVVEEELGSVFDVKSAEGDKLKELLTGKTPSQQSTALSKLIKSYDPSLSPNNKEILSRLFAHLLQYVHDIFTDLNDEGDIIKAFLIFDKVAPYFYDLIHINKVSTKKFIVELLKEKHDQFKRNPKKVPDLNTLIFFKLVSLLYPTSDFRHPVTTPSLIFMTEILSLSRFKDAYSVSRGLFILTMILEYTVLSKRFVPSALNFLRGLFYLSANTSVLNPVQVVPPFRLHKDSKILNLEQDCSKMEVDDKMSAKDLVCEMDDAFKIKCLHNSVLMLREFFNNYIEIDALKALFEPHMQLLGRIDIEWYPKKIVSKVTKVLQHMKETLETKTYALITREKVRPKALRLYEPDIQEVFTGGKLSKLSRDASERKRLQGKYKKEMKGALREIRRDKSYIASVKIRQKIQSDNVRKEKVKQIYKDASIQQGELNKLKRGK from the exons ATGGCCAAAGTTAAAAACAAGCGCAATGCTGGATTAGCTGATAAGGTCCATAAGAAGAAATTAGAAGGGgttaaaaagaagttaaatccATTTGaagtacatataaataaagaaaaacttaaaGTTTTAGGAAAGAAATCTAAACATGATCGTGGTTTACCGGGCGTTTCAAGAGCTAAAGCTATCCAAAAG CGCAAAGAAACAATTGGAACTGAAATGAAACTGTTAAACAAGACAAACACTTTTATTGACCGTCGTATTGGTGAAAAAAGTAACAATCTCTCTGCTGAAGATCGCATGATTGCGAGATTTGCAGCAGAAAGAGCAAAgcaacacaacaaaaaaagtatttataacttaGCTGATGATGAGATACTTACACACAG gggACAAACATTGGAGCAAATTGAGAAGTTTGATGACCCTCGATCTGATGATGAAGATGAGGACAAACCTTTTGGTGGATTGGATG ATGATTTTGTATCTGAAGGCCATTTTGGAGGTGGCATTCTCTCAAAAACAGAATCAAAAGATGGGGCAAAATCACATAAAGATTTAATAGAACAACTTATAGCCGAATCAAAAAAGCGCAAGgctgaaaaacaaaaagaaaaagaacaAACATTGGATTTGACTGAGAAATTAGATAGTGAATGGAAAGATTTAAAGCCAGTTGTGTTTAAGAAGCAGAGTGAATCCTTGATTGATAAGCTCTTGGCTGATGCTGAAAAAGGACAGGATTATGATAAAATGATGAGAGAGCTTAAATTTGATAGGAGAGGGACC ccATCAGATGCATTAAAAAGTACAGAAAAGCAGCAAGAAGAAGAAAGGAAGAAAGTAGAAGAGATGGAGAAACAAAGACAACAGAGGATGATGCCAGAAGAAGAAATGCCTAAAACCGCCAAACCCACTGTTAAACATAG GTCTGCAGATGACTTGGATGACAACTTTGCATTTGACGATGAGAAAGAGATAATGCTAGCATATGACAAGGATGGCAAACCATTATTACCCGACCATATATTGAAAGATTACAATG tgCCTAATGCAAAAAAGAAATTTGATGATGGAGTATCTGACACATCTTCAGAGGAAGGTGATGAAAGTAATGACGAATCGGGCAGCGATAACGAATTTAATGGTGAAGCTGACAGCGAAGACTATGATGAAAATGAACAAAAATTTGAAGAAAGCAAAGAAATAGAGGAAAACAGCAATAATGGGAGTGACTTAAAAGTGTTTGAAAGTGATGTCGATGACGACAAAAGCAACTCCAATAATGAAGAAAATGAGAAAGTTGAAAGTTCCAgtcaaaataaactaaaacgcAAAATATCGCATTGTGAAATAATacctaaaaaagttaaaacaataaGCGAAGGTAGTGATGAGATTCTTGAAAATCATATGAATGAGAATAATGAGAATATCAGGAAGGAAAATGTAAAAAGTGATAAAAACTCTGAAGATGaaattgatgatgatgatgagagTGGTGATGATGAAAGTAATGAAGATTCAGAAGTTGCCGGGAGTAATAGTGTTGAGAAAGAAGAAATGGATGTAGTTGAAGAAGAACTTGGTTCTGTCTTTGATGTGAAGTCTGCTGAAGGGGATAAGCtgaag gaaTTATTAACGGGTAAAACGCCTTCTCAGCAGTCAACCGCGTTAtctaaattaatcaaaagttACGACCCTAGTTTATCGCCAAACAACAAAGAGATATTGAGTAGATTATTCGCACATCTATTACAATATGTTCACGATATATTTACGGATTTGAACGATGAGGGTGATAttataaaagcatttttaatttttgataaagTTGCACCATATTTTTATGATCTAATTCACATTAATAAAGTATCCACTAAGAAATTTATAGTAGAGTTACTCAAAGAAAAACACGATCAATTCAAACGTAACCCTAAAAAAGTGCCggatttaaatacattaatattttttaaattagtctCCTTGCTTTACCCCACTTCCGATTTTCGCCATCCGGTCACAACAccatctttaatttttatgactgaaattttaagtttatctcGGTTTAAAGATGCATATTCAGTTTCTAGGGGACTTTTCATTTTAACAATGATTTTAGAATATACAGTCCTATCGAAACGTTTCGTACCGTCagcattaaattttttaaggggattattttatttgtccgCGAATACGTCGGTTCTCAATCCAGTGCAAGTCGTTCCGCCGTTCCGGTTACATAAagatagtaaaattttaaatttagaacaagATTGTTCCAAAATGGAAGTTGATGACAAAATGTCGGCAAAGGATTTAGTGTGTGAAATGGACGAtgcctttaaaataaaatgtttacataattCAGTTCTCATGTTAAGggaatttttcaataattatatagagaTCGACGCGTTAAAAGCGTTATTTGAGCCACACATGCAGTTGTTAGGTCGGATAGATATAGAATGGTATCCGAAAAAGATTGTTTCTAAAGTGACAAAAGTTCTTCAACATATGAAGGAAACACTAGAAACGAAAACTTACGCGTTAATAACAAGAGAAAAAGTTAGGCCGAAGGCTTTACGTTTATACGAACCGGATATCCAGGAAGT tTTTACTGGAGGTAAATTATCAAAACTGTCTCGTGATGCCTCAGAAAGAAAGCGACTACAGGGCAAATATAAAAAGGAGATGAAGGGTGCGCTAAGAGAAATAAGAAGAGACAAGTCCTATATTGCGTCTGTTAAGATACGACAAAAGATACAGAg CGACAACGTAAGAAAAGAGAAGGTAAAACAGATCTATAAGGACGCGTCTATACAACAAGGAGAGTTGAATAAGTTGAAACGAGGAAAatga
- the LOC123711704 gene encoding translocator protein-like isoform X1 yields MNYLQPYFENPSDTLKMANWAAFGSIILPNVGGWANGIFFAGQIRREDKSWYDELKKPSWNPPKWVFGPTWTVLYSGMGYASYLVYEECGGFTEDAVLPLTLYGGQLLLNWAWTPIFFGLKDFKLAFIEISVLGGAAVATTAAFAKVNKTAGALLVPYLAWLAYASTLSYYIWKNNPKEIKDEKTQ; encoded by the exons atgaattatttacaaccatattttgaaaatccaag TGACACATTAAAAATGGCAAATTGGGCAGCTTTCGGCTCCATTATTCTTCCAAATGTAGGGGGTTGGGCAAATGGGATCTTCTTTGCTGGACAAATTCGTAGGGAAGATAAATCCTGGTATGATGAACTCAAGAAACCATCTTGGAATCCACCTAAATGGGTATTTGGACCCACATGGACAGTACTTTACAGTGGAATGGGATATGCTTCATATTTGGTTTATGAAGAGTGTGGAGGGTTTACTG AGGATGCAGTTTTGCCACTGACTTTATATGGAGGTCAACTTTTACTTAACTGGGCATGGACACCCATATTCTTTGGCCTCAAGGACTTTAAATTG GCATTCATAGAGATTTCGGTCCTTGGCGGAGCTGCTGTAGCAACTACAGCCGCTTTCGCTAAAGTGAACAAGACAGCTGGTGCCCTATTGGTACCCTACTTAGCTTGGTTGGCATATGCCAGTACATTGAGCTACTACATTTGGAAGAATAACCCTAAAGAGATCAAGGATGAGAAGACACAGTAG
- the LOC123711704 gene encoding translocator protein-like isoform X2, with amino-acid sequence MANWAAFGSIILPNVGGWANGIFFAGQIRREDKSWYDELKKPSWNPPKWVFGPTWTVLYSGMGYASYLVYEECGGFTEDAVLPLTLYGGQLLLNWAWTPIFFGLKDFKLAFIEISVLGGAAVATTAAFAKVNKTAGALLVPYLAWLAYASTLSYYIWKNNPKEIKDEKTQ; translated from the exons ATGGCAAATTGGGCAGCTTTCGGCTCCATTATTCTTCCAAATGTAGGGGGTTGGGCAAATGGGATCTTCTTTGCTGGACAAATTCGTAGGGAAGATAAATCCTGGTATGATGAACTCAAGAAACCATCTTGGAATCCACCTAAATGGGTATTTGGACCCACATGGACAGTACTTTACAGTGGAATGGGATATGCTTCATATTTGGTTTATGAAGAGTGTGGAGGGTTTACTG AGGATGCAGTTTTGCCACTGACTTTATATGGAGGTCAACTTTTACTTAACTGGGCATGGACACCCATATTCTTTGGCCTCAAGGACTTTAAATTG GCATTCATAGAGATTTCGGTCCTTGGCGGAGCTGCTGTAGCAACTACAGCCGCTTTCGCTAAAGTGAACAAGACAGCTGGTGCCCTATTGGTACCCTACTTAGCTTGGTTGGCATATGCCAGTACATTGAGCTACTACATTTGGAAGAATAACCCTAAAGAGATCAAGGATGAGAAGACACAGTAG